A region from the Pelobates fuscus isolate aPelFus1 chromosome 3, aPelFus1.pri, whole genome shotgun sequence genome encodes:
- the GCC1 gene encoding GRIP and coiled-coil domain-containing protein 1: MEKLGMNFGGGPSKKDLQETVESQRKQLQQYQSRLKDVVRAYKSLLKEKEALEASLRVLSNSQEPGSLVSEPEDNHDDQRSTYSEDSVDTAGSVPSARGGETSEDEKQDSAIQGCGVVAEEASSSESGVSTASGEGGPMVSGEPERRIVQLKNQLATLTSALATVTQEKSRMEASYQADKRKAKQEMEELMQSMTEDQSGLRAEVQSLQEQLNETKARLISQQHDRAQEQTDHAVMLRELQRLVQGERDNRQEVELRLEEARQEIAKRSELSGRADAADEQNRKLRKELEELRRELQEARRQRAEPDPAVEELQKELCRMKEELEALVQEERKKRLEEDQQNLQRFLQEEERIRSLETQVSEMSELLGAAETSKQRDQITIRKLRDRIAQLETENRTLAMATNLNPTTETLKPTTGENVEEGADQRATALFYQQEFQQLKDEFERYKARAQGVLRTKGSREGELESGKKQMAELKEKYVSLKLSAEEAESKHRTEMENARKELTLLAQSHRQELEAVRRESWEKMARLEEELRQHRERVMAVLSEKEQELERLREAKNTSNVTLPVSDPLGNGLELPQSNSSAFLVYAEQLSRKEADLGNLRRRKHELEAELQSMQERLAEQREETDNLREQVEKAIRDRRREGANMEYLKNVLLGFLTLPDPRGRQHTLSALLAVLHFSPEERSAALRAQDASRWWASGKR; the protein is encoded by the exons ATGGAGAAGTTGGGGATGAATTTTGGAGGAGGCCCAAGTAAGAAAGATTTACAAGAGACAGTGGAAAGTCAGCGTAAACAGTTGCAGCAGTATCAGTCACGGTTAAAAGATGTTGTGAGAGCGTATAAGAGCCTTCTGAAGGAGAAGGAAGCTCTGGAAGCCAGTCTACGTGTCCTTTCCAATTCACAAGAACCTGGATCCTTGGTTTCAGAGCCTGAAGACAATCATGATGACCAGCGTTCTACATATAGTGAAGATAGTGTGGATACAGCAGGGAGTGTACCCAGTGCAAGAGGGGGAGAAACTAGTGAGGATGAAAAGCAAGACTCTGCAATACAAGGATGTGGTGTGGTAGCAGAGGAAGCCAGCAGTTCAGAAAGTGGCGTCAGTACAGCCAGTGGAGAGGGCGGTCCAATGGTATCGGGAGAACCTGAACGGCGGATTGTCCAGCTGAAGAACCAGCTTGCTACTCTGACGAG TGCTCTAGCCACTGTAACTCAAGAAAAGTCTCGAATGGAGGCCTCCTATCAGGCAGACAAGAGAAAGGCCAAGCAGGAAATGGAGGAGCTAATGCAGAGCATGACAGAGGACCAGAGTGGTCTCCGGGCAGAAGTCCAAAGTCTCCAAGAACAGCTGAATGAGACAAAGGCCAGACTGATAAGTCAGCAGCATGATCGTGCACAGGAGCAGACAGATCATGCTGTTATGTTAAGGGAGCTGCAGCGTCTTGTACAAGGAGAGCGGGACAATAGACAGGAGGTCGAGCTCCGGTTGGAAGAGGCCAGACAGGAGATAGCCAAAAGATCTGAGCTGTCTGGAAGGGCAGATGCTGCAGATGAGCAGAATAGAAAGCTACGCAAGGAACTGGAGGAGTTGAGAAGGGAATTGCAGGAGGCAAGAAGGCAGagagcagagcctgacccagcagtaGAGGAACTACAGAAAGAGCTATGCAGGATGAAAGAGGAGCTGGAGGCCTTGGTACAGGAGGAGAGGAAAAAG AGGTTGGAAGAAGACCAACAGAATCTACAGCGCTTTCTGCAAGAGGAGGAGCGGATTCGCTCCTTGGAGACTCAAGTATCTGAGATGTCTGAGCTCCTGGGAGCTGCAGAAACCTCAAAACAAAGGGACCAGATCACCATTCGCAAGTTGCGAGACCGGATTGCTCAGCTGGAAACAGAAAACAGGACTCTTGCCATGGCCACCAATTTGAACCCCACCACTGAGACCCTTAAACCTACCACAGGGGAAAATGTTGAAGAGGGTGCAGATCAGCGGGCAACTGCTCTGTTTTACCAGCAGGAATTTCAGCAATTGAAGGATGAGTTCGAACGCTACAAAGCACGAGCACAAGGAGTTCTGAGGACTAAAGGGTCTCGAGAGGGAGAACTGGAGTCTGGCAAAAAGCAGATGGCAGAATTGAAAGAGAAATATGTTTCATTAAAACTTTCtgcagaggaagcagagagcaaaCACAGGACAGAAATGGAGAATGCCCGCAAAGAGCTTACACTCTTGGCCCAGTCCCACCGACAGGAACTGGAAGCTGTGCGAAGGGAGAGTTGGGAGAAGATGGCTCGTTTAGAGGAGGAATTGCGACAGCACAGAGAGCGGGTAATGGCAGTGTTGAGTGAGAAGGAACAGGAGCTGGAGAGGCTGAGAGAAGCCAAAAATACCTCAAACGTAACACTACCAGTTTCTGACCCATTGGGAAATGGTTTAGAACTCCCACAAAGCAACTCTTCTGCTTTTCTTGTGTATGCTGAGCAGTTGTCCCGCAAAGAAGCAGATCTTGGGAATCTTCGACGCAGGAAACATGAACTGGAGGCAGAGCTCCAGAGTATGCAAGAACGTTTAGCAGAGCAAAGAGAAGAGACAGACAATTTACGTGAACAAGTAGAGAAAGCTATACGGGACCGTAGAAGGGAAGGGGCAAATATGgagtatctaaaaaatgttttgttaggGTTCTTGACACTTCCTGACCCACGTGGAAGACAGCATACACTTAGTGCTCTGTTGGCTGTCCTGCACTTTTCCCCTGAAGAGCGGAGTGCAGCTCTACGTGCTCAGGATGCAAGTAGGTGGTGGGCAAGTGGAAAGAGGTGA